From the Bacteroidota bacterium genome, one window contains:
- a CDS encoding SusC/RagA family TonB-linked outer membrane protein codes for MKKRFLILSILVFLTAHLFAQTIVKGVVKTSTGDPVPGVTVMIKSTKTGTVTDVDGKYSIRAIEQDVLVFSAIGMKKQEIPVGKQSQIDVTMAEDATLLQETVVVGYGSQKKANLTSAVEVIAPKEVADLPVSNLGAALSGRVNGLSVTGGMARPGVSASLEIRSPFSYSKDGGSLNPILIIDDVIQIDGSSSSQAPDYSRFNNLDPSEIESITILKDGAAAIYGARASQGAIIVTTKKGKINQAPRITYSGLYGVNDATSLPKTLSAYQEGIWWNEYAGPYGANRSVTTLRNFFQPDELDSLKNIDYNWLNKAWRVGNNVRHTINIDGGSQRATYFASATYYTQNSNLNTGKFNKWTFRAGTTINVASNFKVKLQLSGDDTYKKNPFNKVGGENLDNDYIMLVGMPKYFPWEVDGQSNYLMLNPYTYPSTNANNLSAFNYFQMQNQDNYSENRGITYNVNASAEYDVPFIKGLSVKGMFNRSYALATNNQIGTQYTLLLPTKLGGSGEHLFLPSSEGAVYVSDINSRNGNRMLWDRNYTIAYQSNFFVNYEKQIGKHNVTGMFSIEQSTSEYNSMRMIANTPLVNNNGQSNTAIGGIDVSNSNTGRMESGTLSYLGRLTYNYANKYNFTYLIRSDASTKFAPANYWGTFQSLGAAWVMSEENFFKDNIHFIDYLKLRGTLGFTGKDNTKAWQWRQRYTYQGDKGGYFGTNSTSSPTVGYKMEASPNPDAKWDNDTKYDLGLDATMLQQRFSTSIDWWKDHNTNMLIVRTAQAPVTVGGSSADENYAGIDAYGIEITLNWSDKITKDLRYNINFITGWSDTRVRKWDQPAVIYPWTTNQIGKSTDNGVWGYDCLGMFRNQADIDNYVAKYLTKPDGTTGTMFGLAATALQPGMLYYRDVRGAINTDGSFQPADGIIDSNDQIKLAKKSSNPWGFTTNLGVNYKGLQLNAQISGSWGGFSTLDATTQSSSSSAFIKNQAAYWADMFDPDSNPNGKYPNQYQYTQNSATSKFWKISSVRMQLRTLTLAYSLPQPLLTKLKVEGLRFNVSMTNVVSFLNPYSYRDPLTDMNGYPTLRTMSLGVNLTL; via the coding sequence ATGAAGAAACGATTTCTGATCTTATCAATCCTTGTTTTTCTCACCGCTCATTTGTTTGCCCAAACCATAGTGAAAGGTGTAGTAAAAACATCGACCGGAGATCCTGTTCCTGGAGTAACTGTAATGATTAAAAGTACCAAAACGGGTACAGTTACCGATGTGGATGGGAAATACTCTATTCGTGCTATCGAACAGGACGTTCTGGTTTTCTCCGCTATAGGTATGAAAAAACAGGAAATACCGGTAGGGAAACAGTCGCAAATTGACGTTACCATGGCTGAAGATGCCACCCTGCTTCAAGAAACAGTTGTAGTAGGATATGGTTCCCAGAAAAAAGCGAACCTGACCAGTGCAGTGGAAGTAATCGCACCAAAAGAAGTTGCAGATCTTCCAGTCAGCAATCTGGGAGCAGCTCTTAGCGGGAGGGTTAATGGTCTTTCAGTTACGGGTGGTATGGCCCGTCCAGGTGTTTCAGCTTCATTGGAAATTCGTAGTCCCTTCTCGTATTCAAAAGATGGGGGTTCGCTAAACCCTATCCTCATTATTGATGATGTCATCCAGATTGATGGTTCTTCATCTTCACAAGCTCCTGATTATTCGCGTTTCAACAATTTAGATCCTTCTGAAATTGAAAGTATCACGATATTGAAGGATGGTGCAGCTGCAATTTATGGAGCACGTGCATCTCAGGGAGCTATTATTGTGACCACAAAAAAGGGGAAAATCAACCAGGCTCCCAGAATAACCTATTCAGGACTTTACGGAGTGAACGATGCAACTTCCCTTCCCAAGACCCTCTCTGCATACCAGGAAGGAATTTGGTGGAACGAATATGCCGGACCTTACGGAGCGAACAGATCGGTTACCACTCTTCGTAACTTTTTTCAGCCTGATGAGTTGGATTCATTGAAAAACATAGACTACAACTGGCTGAATAAAGCCTGGAGGGTAGGAAACAATGTTCGCCATACAATCAATATTGACGGAGGTTCCCAGCGTGCAACGTATTTTGCATCAGCCACCTATTACACCCAAAACTCAAACCTGAATACCGGGAAATTCAATAAGTGGACATTCCGCGCAGGAACAACAATTAACGTGGCCTCTAACTTTAAAGTCAAACTTCAACTTTCAGGCGACGATACATACAAAAAGAACCCATTTAATAAGGTAGGTGGTGAAAATTTAGATAACGACTACATTATGCTGGTTGGTATGCCAAAATATTTCCCCTGGGAAGTCGATGGCCAGTCCAATTACCTTATGCTAAATCCCTACACCTACCCCAGTACAAATGCGAATAATCTTTCTGCGTTTAACTACTTTCAAATGCAAAATCAGGACAATTACTCCGAAAACCGCGGCATAACTTATAATGTCAATGCAAGCGCAGAATATGATGTACCTTTTATCAAGGGGTTATCTGTAAAAGGCATGTTTAACAGATCGTACGCATTAGCAACTAACAACCAGATAGGTACTCAATATACCCTTCTTCTCCCCACTAAACTGGGAGGAAGCGGTGAACACCTTTTCCTGCCCTCAAGCGAAGGAGCAGTATATGTGTCTGACATCAACTCCCGCAATGGCAACCGTATGTTATGGGACAGGAACTATACCATTGCCTATCAGTCTAACTTTTTTGTGAATTACGAAAAGCAAATCGGCAAACACAATGTAACAGGGATGTTCTCTATCGAACAAAGCACAAGCGAATACAACTCCATGCGTATGATTGCAAATACTCCTCTTGTGAATAACAACGGACAATCAAACACAGCCATCGGGGGTATCGATGTTTCAAATAGCAATACAGGCAGGATGGAATCTGGAACCTTGTCCTATTTGGGCCGTTTAACTTACAACTATGCCAATAAGTACAACTTTACTTACCTCATCCGTTCGGATGCCTCCACTAAATTTGCACCGGCAAACTATTGGGGTACTTTCCAGTCATTAGGCGCTGCTTGGGTTATGTCCGAAGAAAATTTTTTCAAAGACAATATCCATTTTATTGATTACTTAAAACTCAGAGGAACTTTAGGTTTTACGGGTAAAGACAACACAAAAGCATGGCAATGGAGACAACGCTATACTTATCAGGGCGATAAAGGGGGTTACTTCGGAACCAATTCAACTTCTTCTCCTACTGTAGGCTACAAGATGGAAGCATCTCCCAACCCTGATGCAAAATGGGACAACGACACGAAATACGACCTTGGTTTGGATGCAACCATGTTGCAACAAAGGTTTTCGACCAGTATCGACTGGTGGAAAGACCATAACACCAATATGCTTATTGTCCGTACAGCTCAGGCACCTGTAACTGTTGGAGGCAGCAGTGCCGACGAAAATTACGCCGGAATTGATGCCTATGGTATTGAAATAACCCTTAACTGGAGTGATAAAATTACTAAAGATTTGAGATATAATATCAACTTCATAACGGGCTGGTCTGATACCAGGGTCAGAAAATGGGATCAACCTGCAGTGATCTACCCCTGGACAACCAACCAGATAGGGAAATCAACAGACAATGGAGTATGGGGTTACGATTGTTTAGGTATGTTCCGCAATCAAGCCGATATAGACAACTATGTTGCCAAGTACCTCACAAAACCTGACGGTACAACAGGTACTATGTTCGGTCTTGCCGCCACCGCATTACAACCGGGTATGCTTTATTACCGTGATGTTCGGGGTGCAATTAATACCGATGGTAGCTTCCAGCCTGCCGATGGAATTATTGATTCAAATGACCAAATTAAATTGGCCAAGAAATCAAGCAATCCCTGGGGCTTTACTACTAACCTGGGAGTAAATTACAAAGGTTTACAGCTCAACGCTCAAATTTCCGGTTCATGGGGCGGATTTTCCACCTTGGATGCCACAACTCAAAGTTCATCGTCCTCGGCCTTTATCAAAAACCAGGCAGCATATTGGGCAGACATGTTTGATCCGGATTCTAACCCCAACGGAAAGTATCCCAACCAATATCAATACACACAAAATTCTGCAACTTCCAAATTCTGGAAAATCTCATCGGTCAGAATGCAGCTTAGGACACTAACTCTGGCCTATTCCTTGCCTCAACCCCTTTTAACTAAATTAAAAGTTGAAGGATTACGTTTTAACGTTTCCATGAC